A window from Plectropomus leopardus isolate mb chromosome 3, YSFRI_Pleo_2.0, whole genome shotgun sequence encodes these proteins:
- the LOC121941356 gene encoding uncharacterized protein LOC121941356 has translation MVHSGSASPMKTTPSASPHLTVTATAPPLVPPPGDSTDQDLTQTPTKLLTKDLTSNSDPTQPSTPTPADPEPPVVTAGEALTPNSTPVSSWSSTQTSTAAQGPVNGRTSGRKRTPKACDCCGPNSTGHDVRALGRGRGRGRGRGRGAIRDLGDTPKRKVDGQLTRFKCFDLTKETGEEAEDDDERHEKVQKTVVVAETQSQISVAPPAKVSLQEGPIRNYVAPEKSDGQKKEDMLMDVSGRKGGGDCKNVEMILSGTVGRGAPVVRESGGRVMVGATLASKMKVDGGIKRGGSGGVVINSKINAPAPLVFVQRQNKDAQMNHGEQTDPSSLKAPFGNGDTVNLSDTEPAEETKDGDIIMSEVKNGTLSISRPSDPASRSGSPLDLDSEMQVDKTPDKTDLVSVPVTLSNGNVTTPTSADHSSTLMEVETSHPTLIAPPFRGPITVSSMEHSRALRDHRLYCQRGTWEKEGVEENWDKELSEDTKGQKMDVEKQNDKEQLTDMIHEFLESFYMKYGSFIPLSETDVLEYLKKKGNSDLSNRGLDIKGEMTRYRAALASAPVAGFMVTYNKHTLGLEDLGTLEEQNWLNDQIINMYGELIMEATEHKVHFFNSFFHKQLVAKGYEGVKRWTKKVDLFSKWLLLFPIHLEIHWSLITVTMATKTISYYDSQGIVFRHTTDNIMKYLQSEAKERQQTAFQKGWKITIIKGIPQQKNDSDCGVFVLEYCRCLSVKQPLLFSQEDMPRIRKRIHKELCDCRLND, from the exons ATGGTTCACAGCGGCTCTGCATCCCCAATGAAAACAACACCATCAGCATCACCTCATTTAACTGTGACTGCTACAGCACCTCCTCTAGTGCCTCCCCCTGGAGATTCTACAGATCAAGACCTAACCCAGACCCCTACCAAACTCCTCACCAAAGACCTTACCTCTAACTCAGACCCGACACAGCCCTCTACTCCAACTCCTGCTGATCCTGAGCCCCCTGTTGTAACTGCTGGAGAAGCACTTACTCCTAATTCAACCCCAGTATCATCCTGGTCTTCTACACAGACATCTACTGCTGCTCAGGGTCCAGTCAATGGCCGTACGTCAGGCAGGAAGAGGACGCCTAAAGCCTGTGACTGTTGTGGCCCCAACAGTACGGGACATGATGTTAGAGCCTTgggcagagggagggggagagggagaggaagagggagaggggCCATTAGGGACCTCGGGGACACCCCTAAAAGAAAAGTGGATGGCCAGCTGACACGTTTCAAGTGTTTTGATTTGACCAAGGAGACGGGAGAGGAAGCAGAAGATGACGATGAAAGACATGAGAAGGTGCAAAAGACTGTAGTAGTGGCTGAAACTCAGTCACAAATATCTGTTGCTCCCCCTGCCAAAGTCTCCCTGCAGGAGGGACCAATAAGGAACTATGTTGCTCCGGAGAAAAGCGATGGACAGAAAAAGGAGGACATGTTGATGGATGTGTCAGGGAGAAAAGGAGGCGGTGACTGCAAGAATGTAGAGATGATATTGTCAGGAACAGTGGGCAGGGGAGCACCAGTAGTAAGAGAGAGTGGAGGGAGGGTAATGGTGGGAGCTACACTTGCATCAAAAATGAAAGTAGACGGTGGAATAAAGAGGGGAGGTTCAGGTGGTGTTGTCATCAATTCTAAAATCAATGCACCAGCTCCATTGGTGTTTGTGCAAAGGCAAAACAAAGATGCACAGATGAACCATGGAGAGCAGACTGACCCCAGCTCACTTAAAGCTCCATTTGGAAATGGAGACACTGTAAATCTGAGTGACACCGAACCTGCAGAGGAGACTAAAGACGGTGACATAATCATGAGTGAAGTGAAAAATGGAACGCTTTCTATCTCGCGGCCATCAGATCCCGCTTCAAGGTCAGGATCTCCTCTGGATCTGGACTCTGAGATGCAGGTGGACAAGACTCCTGACAAAACGGACTTGGTGTCTGTTCCAGTAACTCTGTCCAACGGAAATGTCACCACACCAACAAGTGCTGACCACTCCTCCACACTTATGGAGGTGGAAACTTCTCATCCAACTTTGATTGCACCTCCATTCCGGGGCCCGATCACAGTGAGCAGCATGGAGCACAGCAGGGCATTAAGAGACCACAGGCTGTACTGTCAGCGTGGAACCTGGGAGAAGGAGGGGGTGGAAGAAAACTGGGACAAAGAGCTGTCAGAAGACACAAAGGGACAAAAGATGGATGTGGAGAAGCAGAATGATAAAGAGCAGCTTACAGATATGATCCACG agtttttggaGAGTTTCTACATGAAGTACGGCAGTTTCATTCCTCTCAGTGAGACTGATGTTTTGGAATACCTGAAGAAGAAAGGAAACTCTGACCTCAGCAACAG gGGACTGGACATTAAAGGGGAGATGACTCGGTACAGGGCGGCGCTGGCCTCTGCTCCTGTCGCAGGTTTCATGGTGACGTATAACAAACACACCCTGGGCCTGGAGGACCTCGGCACACTGGAGGAACAGAATTGGCTTAATGACCAG ATTATCAACATGTATGGTGAACTCATCATGGAGGCCACAGAACACAAG GTCCactttttcaacagttttttccACAAGCAGCTGGTTGCCAAGGGTTACGAGGGCGTGAAGAGATGGACTAAAAAA GTTGACCTGTTCTCCAAGTGGCTGCTGCTATTTCCCATCCACTTAGAAATCCACTGGTCCCTCATCAcggtcaccatggcaaccaaaACCATCAGTTACTACGACAGTCAGGGAATCGTCTTCAGACACACTACAGAT AACATTATGAAATATCTTCAGTCTGAAGCCAAAGAAAGACAACAGACAGCTTTCCAGAAAGGCTGGAAGATAACCATCATCAAG GGTATTCCTCAGCAGAAGAACGACAGCGACTGTGGAGTTTTTGTCCTCGAG tACTGCCGATGTCTGTCTGTGAAGCAGCCACTGCTGTTCAGTCAGGAGGACATGCCTCGCATCCGCAAGAGAATCCACAAGGAGCTGTGTGACTGTCGCCTCAACGATTAA